In Streptomyces sp. Li-HN-5-11, the sequence GAGACCTCCGGTGGGCTTGTGCGGGGACCGGCCTTCCGGCCGCGAACGGCATGCGTGGACAACCTAGCCTCGCGCTTTCACGAGGTGGGGTGTCCGAGGCTTGATCAAATAAGCGGAGAGTGCTTCTGACCTGCAACGATGGGACTTGTCTAGGGTCCTGTTGGCTGCACGGAAAGAAGCACTCTCCAGGTGAAGAAGCGTATCGGGTCGTACCCGCGTGTCCGCATCGAGGGCGGCGGCCGGGCGGTGGTCTCGCGGGCCGGGGGCGTGCTGCTGGTCGAGACCGTCCGCAAGGCTGGCCTGGACACCGCGATATCAGCGGCGCTGACGCCGTGGCGGAAGGCTCGGGCGGTGCACGATCCGGGCAAGATCCTGCTGGACGTGGCCCTGGCGGTCGCGCTGGGCGGGGACTGCCTCGCGGATGTCGCCATGCTGCGGGCCGAGCCGGCCGTGTTCGGGCCGGTGGCCTCCGACCCGACAGTCTCCCGCCTCATCGACACCCTGGCCGCCTCCGGGGAGAAGGCCCTGCGGGCCATCCGTGCCGCGCGGGCTGAAGTCCGCCGCCATGTCTGGCGGTTGGCCGACGGGAACGCGCCTGATGCGGGCGGGACGGTGACCGTGGACCTCGACGGGGTGCTGGTGATTGCGCACTCGGACAAGGAGGACGCTGCACCGACGTGGAAGCGAACCTACGGTCACCACCCGCTGATGGGGTTCGTCGACCACGGACCGGGCGGCACGGGTGAACCGGTCGCGGCCCTGCTCAGAGCAGGCAATGCGGGATCGAACACGGCCGCTGACCACATCACCGCCGCCCAACTGGCCCTGGCCCAGCTCCCGAAGAAGTACCGGCGCGGACGCCGGACCCTGATCCGCACCGACTCCGCCGGCGGCACCCACGACTTCGTCGCCTGGCTCGCTCAGCGGGGACGGTGGCTGTCCTACTCGGTCGGCATGGTGATCACCGAGGCGATCCACCAGCACGTGCTGAAGGTTCCGGCATCGGCCTGGACGGCGGCCGTCGAGGCGGACGGCGAGATCCGTGACGGCGCATGGGTCGCGGAACTCACCGGCGACGTCCTGGACGGCTGGCCCAAGGGCATGCGGCTGATCGTCCGGAAGGAACGCCCGCACCCCGGGGCCCAGTTGCGGCTCACGGATGCGGACGGCATGCGGCTGACCTGTTTCGCCACCAACAC encodes:
- a CDS encoding IS1380 family transposase, encoding MKKRIGSYPRVRIEGGGRAVVSRAGGVLLVETVRKAGLDTAISAALTPWRKARAVHDPGKILLDVALAVALGGDCLADVAMLRAEPAVFGPVASDPTVSRLIDTLAASGEKALRAIRAARAEVRRHVWRLADGNAPDAGGTVTVDLDGVLVIAHSDKEDAAPTWKRTYGHHPLMGFVDHGPGGTGEPVAALLRAGNAGSNTAADHITAAQLALAQLPKKYRRGRRTLIRTDSAGGTHDFVAWLAQRGRWLSYSVGMVITEAIHQHVLKVPASAWTAAVEADGEIRDGAWVAELTGDVLDGWPKGMRLIVRKERPHPGAQLRLTDADGMRLTCFATNTSGRPIAELELRHRLRARAEDRIRAARATGLRNLPLHRTAQNRIWLEIVQIALDLLAWMPMLALTGKARLWEPRRLRLRMFTAAGHLVTTGRRRILRLALHWPWTGHITAALDRLTQLPDPG